CCCACACCCATATTGATAACGATCTTTTCAAGCCTTGGGACCTGCATGATGTTCTTGTAACCGAATTCCTTCAGGAGCTTCGGAACAACTTCCTTGTAGTACTTCTCTTTGGTAATGGACACTGCCTAAGCCCCCCTATTCTCACACCTTATCGATAATCTCACCGCATTTCTTGCAAACTCGAACTCGAAAACGGGAATCGGGCATTTTGACCCTCTTGATGCGCGTCTTCTGTCCACACCGACTGCACACGAGGCGCAGATTAGAAATCCGAATAGGGTTTTCTCGCTCTATAATGCCTCCCTGAGGATTGTCCTGGGTCGGACGGGTGTGCTTCTTGACCATGTTCACCCCTTCAACGATGGCCTTCCCATCTTTGGGGAAAACGGCCAGAACCTTCCCACGCTTACCCCTGTCCTTCCCGTGGACAACCTCAACAAGGTCCCCCTTCTTTATGGGGACTTTCACTCTCTGTACTTTCAGTTCCATAACCATCACTCCCTACACGACTTCCGGAGCCAGGGACACAATGCGCATGAAATTCTTCTCCCTGAGCTCGCGACCTACCGGACCAAAAACCCGGGTTCCCCGCGGAACATCCTGGTTGGTAACCAGAACGGCTGCGTTATCGTCAAAACGAACGTATGTTCCATCGGGACGACGAACAGCCCGACGCGTACGGACGACAACAGCCCGAACAACTTCACCCTTTTTGACGTTCGAGTGAGGCTCGGCTTCTTTCACCGAGGCGATGATAACGTCACCGATACTTGCGTAACGTCGATTCGACCCACCCAGAACTCGAATGCACATGATGCGCTTTGCTCCGGTATTGTCCGCAACCTCAAGCATGGTTCTCGGCTGAATCAATTTCCTCTCCTCCCTTGACCTTTGCTTTCTCAAGCAAAGCGACCACTATCCACCGCTTGGTTTTACTCAAGGGCCGAGTCTCTTCGATGAGGACTTTATCACCCACTGAACACATGTTGTGCTCGTCATGTGCCTTGAATTTAACGCTTCGCCGAATCTTTTTCTTGTAGAGCGGGTGTTCGGTAATACGTTCTACTCGCACAACGACAGTTTTATCCATGGCATCACTGACCACTTCGCCCACGAATCTCTTCCGCATCCCCATATTCAACGGCCCTCCTGCCGCCTGGCAGCAAGCTCTCGTTCTCGAAGAATGGTCTTAATACGAGCAATATCCCTTTTCACAGCCTGAATTCTCTTGGGGTTTGCAAGTTGCCCCGTTATCGCCTGGAAACGCAAGTTAAAAAGCTCCATACGGAGGTCCTTGAGCTTTTGATTGAGCTCTTCGTTTGTAAAATTCCGCAGCTCCGAAGCCTTCACCGCCATCACCTCTACTCAACCCTTCTCTCGATAATCCGCGTTTTTATCGGAAGCTTGTGAGAGGCGATGCGAAGAGCCTCGTACGCTGTCTCCTTATCCACGCCTCCCACCTCAAAGAGGACTCTCCCCGGGCGAACCACCGCAACCCATCCTTCCACCGGTCCTTTGCCTTTCCCCATTCGGGATTCTGCCGGCTTTTTGGTATATGGCTTATCCGGGAAGATACGAATCCAGATACGACCTTTCTTGATGTGTCGCGAGATGGCAACACGAGCCGCCTCAATCTGGGGATTGGTAATCCAGGCAGGTTCCAGCGCCTGCAAACCGAAATCTCCAAAATCAACCTCGCAACCCCGGTACGCAGTACCTTTGAGTCTTCCACGCTGCTGCTTTCGGTATTTAACTCTCTTGGGCATCAACATAGTCTTCGAGCTCCTCCTCGTACTGTTCCTCCTGAGGAAGAGTAATTTCCTCCTCGAGGATTTCTCCTGGCGATATGACCTCGCCCTTGAAAATCCAGACCTTGACACCGATTTTGCCATACGTTGTAAGCGCCTCAGCAAAGCCGTAGTCAATATCTGCCCGAAGCGTCTGGAGAGGTAGACGACCTTCTCTATACCACTCCTCCCGGGCGATTTCTGCTCCCGCGAGACGACCCGCACAGGCAACTTTAATACCCTTGGCACCCATCTTCAAGGCCCGAGCGATGGCTTGCTTCATCGCCCTGCGGTACGATACCCGTCGCTCTATTTGGGCTGCGATATTCTCCGCCACAAGCTGGGCGTCGATTTCGGGAACAGGAACCTCCTCAACGGAAATCTGGATGTTTGGATTCCCGGTGAGTTGCTGGAGTTCCTGCCGAAGTTTTTCGACCTCGCTCCCCTTTCGTCCAATGACGATTCCAGGGCGAGCCGTCTTGATGATCACCTTAATCTGGTTAGCAAGGCGCTCTATCTCAACCTTTGAGATACCCGAACGGTAAAAGCGCTCTTTAACGTACCGACGGATTTTTATATCTTCCAGAAGGTAATTCGTGTACTTACCTTTCTCCGCATACCACCGAGATTGCCAGGTGGTTACAATGCCTAAGCGAAGCCCAATAGGATTAACCTTCTGCCCCAACTACCTTCCCTCCTCCGCTTCAGATACCACAATGGTAATATGGGAAGTGCGCTTACGAATGAGGTACGCTCTGCCGAAAGCCCGTGGATGGACCCTCTTCCAGGTTGGTCCCTGATCGACGTATGCTTTCGAGACCACCAGATTTTCAACGTCCATGTTCCAGTTGTTCTCGGCATTGGCAATAGCCGACTTCAAAACCTTGTACACCAAACGAGCCGCTTTTTTGGGAATAAAGCGCAAAAGGACCAACGCCTCCTGGGCTTTCTTTCCACGGATGAGGTTCACCACCTGGCGGGCCTTCCGTGGCGAAATACGGACATATCTTGCCGTTGCTCTCGCCTCCATCTCCCTCACCTCTTACTTCAGCGCCGTTGAGCGCTCCGTAGGAGCACTGTGACCCTTAAAGGTCCGCGTTGGAGCAAACTCCCCGAGACGATGTCCCACCATCTGCTCGGTGATGTACACGGGGATATGTCTTCTCCCGTTGTACACCGCGATGGTGTGGCCGACCATTTCAGGAATGATAACACTGGCCCGTGCCCACGTTTTGATAACTCTCTTCTCTCCCCGTTTATTCAGCTCTTCGATTTTCTTCCTGAGTTTTGGGTCTACGTAAGGACCTTTCTTTGAGGACCTACCCAAAGGACACAGCCTCCTCCCGTTTTACTTTCTCCTCTTGATAATCCACTTATCGGTCTGCTTGTTCCGCCGGGTCTTGTATCCCTTCGTCAAAAGACCCCATGGGCTCACCGGGTGTCTCCCACCATGAGCTCGTCCTTCACCACCACCGTGAGGATGGTCAATGGGGTTCATCGCTACGCCACGAACGGTAGGACGAATGCCAAGCCATCGACTCCTGCCAGCTTTCCCAATGGTGATGTTCTCATGTTCCACGTTACCCACTTGTCCAATGGTGGCCATACAGTCAAGATGCACGAGACGAATCTCTCCCGATGGGAGACGGACATGAGCGTAATCTCCTTCTTTGGCCAAAAGCTGAGCGTAACTCCCTGCAGAGCGAACGAGCTGCCCTCCCTTTCCTTTCCTGAGCTCGATGTTGTGGATGAGTGTTCCCACAGGAATGTTTCGCAGAGGAAGGGCATTCCCCGGTCGGATATCTGCGTCAGGACCGCTTATCAAAACATCGCCCACTGAAACCCCTAAGGGAGCAATGATGTACCTCTTTTCTCCATCCGCGTACTTCAAAAGAGCAATACGGGCTGAACGGTTCGGATCGTACTCAATACGTTCCACCACCGCGGGAATGCCAAACTTATCCCGCTTAAAGTCGATAATTCGGTACTTTCGCTTATGCCCACCCCCACGGTGACGAACCGCAATACGGCCCTGGTTGTCCCGGCCAGCCTTACTCTTTAAGGGCTCAAGAAGTGACCGCTCTGGTCCCTCTTTGCTTATTTCTTCAAAGGTATACCCCGTCATGTGGCGCCGGCTTGGGGTTACCGGTCTGTACTCTTTGATACCCATACTCTCAACCTCTCTTCACGTGATATCAAAAGCCTTGATGCGTTCGCCAGGTTTCACAAAGACAATTGCCTTTTTCCAGGACGATGTCCGACCCTCAAACCGTCCCAGGCGCTTTTTCTTTCCCTTAACGTTGATGGTATGCACCTTAAGAACGGTAACGCCAAACATCTCCTCGATAGCCTTCTTAATTTCGGGCTTCGTTGCTCTGGGATCCACCCGAAAAACGTACTTATTCTCCTTCTGCAGCTGGAACGACTTCTCGGTCATAATGGGGTGAATGATGATGCTTCGTTCATCTTTCATACCCGCACACCTCCAAAAGGGAAAAGAACGCCTCCTTTTCGGCCACAACCCAGTCGGTATTCACGATAAGGTAGGCGGTGATTTCGTTGACCGGCTTCACCGTGACATCAGGGAGGTTATTGAACGCCCTTGCCACTAAGGCATCTGCCGACTGGAGAATGATGAGCACCTTCCCCCGAATCTGCAAGGCCTCAAGGAATCGCATGCCTTCCTTGGTCTTCGGAGCCGGAAGAGCAACCTTATCCACAAGAATGAGAGACGATTCTCGGAGTTTATCCCGTAATGCAAGGAAAAGCGCCTTACGCCGCTCCTTTTTGGATAGCGCATGGTAGTAAGACCGAGGCCTTGGACCAAAGACAACACCTCCATGACGCCAAATAGGTGACCGGATGCTTCCATGTCGCGCTCTCCCGGTCCCCTTCTGAGGCCACGGCTTTCGCCCTCCTCCTCGTACCTCACCCCGGGTCTTCGTTTTCGCCGTTCCCAGTCTCTGATTATCAAGAAAGGTTTTCACCGAAAGGTAGAGGAGGTGGGGGTTGTCCTCCATGCCTTCAAGCCACTCGTCATCGAGCGAAACTGTTTCAACAACTTGACCGGTCCGATCTTTCACCTCGAGTTCCATTTTCTTCTCCCCCTATGATGCCCTTTTGAAGACGAGAATCTTTCCTCCTGCTGGCCCTGGAACAGCACCACGCACAAGAAGGAGATTCCTCTCTGGGTATACTCCAACGACTTCAAGGTTCCTTACCGTAACCGTATCCTTCCCCATTCTCCCCGGTAAGCCCTTTCCTTTGAAAACCTTTTCAGGGTCTGTTGCACCAATGGATCCTGGCTCCCGGTAGAACATGGAGCCGTGAGATTTTGGTCCTCCGCCGTATCCAAATCGCCGAACGACCCCCTGGAAGCCCTTTCCTTTGGAGACTCCTTTGACATCCACTCGATCACCAACACTGAAGCCACTGACATCGAGAACCTGACCCACCTCGTACTTTTCATGGTCTTTGAAGTGGAACTCTGCAAGGAACCGCAAAGGTGGAACCTGGGCCTTCTTAAAATGGCCAAGAAGGGGTTTGTTGAGTTTTTTCTCCTTCACTTCCTTGTACCCAAGCTGCAACGCTTTGTACCCATCGCGATCGATGTCCTTTTTCTGAACGACGTAGCAGGGACCGCACTGGAGCACAGTCACCGGAACCACAAGACCATCGGGAGTAAAGATACGGGTCATTCCAATTTTCTCGCCGATGAGACCATACGCGACAACAGCTTTCATTGCTTCTCTCCTCCAGATTCTCCTCAGAGCTTAATCTCTATATCGACACCTGCCGGCAAATCAAGGTGCATGAGTGCATCCACCGTCTTGGGATTTGGGTCAATGATGTCGATGAGCCGCTTGTGGGTCCGCATCTCAAATTGTTCCCGAGACTTCTTGTCGATGTGAGGAGAACGAAGTACCGTGTACTTGGTGATCTCGGTAGGCAGAGGAACAGGGCCGGCCACAGTGGCCCCGGTCCTCTCCACTGCCTGGACAATCTTTATGGCTGATTGATCAAGGAGCTTGTGATCGTACGCCTTGAGCTTAATCCGAATTCTCTGCGCCACGTTATACGCCTCCTCAGGGCCTACTCGATGATCTCCGTGACCACTCCAGCACCAACAGTTCTTCCTCCCTCACGGATGGCAAAGCGCAAGCCCTTCTCCATGGCCACAGGGTAGATGAGCTTCGCCTCGATGTTGGCGTTGTCCCCAGGCATAACCATCTCCACACCCTGAGGGAGTTTGATCTCTCCGGTGACATCGGTGGTTCGGAAGTAGAACTGGGGACGGTACCCACTGAAGAAGGGAGTGTGCCGGCCACCCTCCTCTTTCGTGAGGACGTAGACCTCAGCCTTGAAGTGGGTGTGAGGGGTGATGGTCCCTGGAGCAGCAAGGACCTGGCCTCGCTCCACCTCTTTCTTCTCAATGCCCCGGAGGAGCACGCCGATGTTGTCCCCTGCCTGGGCCTCATCGAGGACCTTGCGGAACATCTCGATGCCTGTGACCACGGTCTTTTTGATCTCATGGGAGAGACCGACGATTTCCACCGGGTCACCGAGCTTCAGGGTTCCCCGCTCCACCCTTCCGGTGACCACCGTACCTCGTCCGGTGATGGAGAAGACATCCTCAATAGGCATGAGGAAGGGCTTGTCGAGTTCCCGCACCGGGAGGGGGAAGTAGTTGTCCATGGCATCGAGGAGGTTCCAGATGCCCCCGCACCACTGGCACTCCCTCTTCCCACAGCCACACTCCAAAGCCTTGAGGGCACTCCCTGTGATGACCGGGACCTCATCCCCTGGGAACTCGTAGCGGTTGAGGAGGTCTCGGACTTCCATCTCCACGAGCTCGATGAGCTCAGGGTCATCCACCATGTCGACCTTGTTGAGGAAGACGATGATGTACGGGACACCGACCTGGCGGGAGAGGAGAATGTGCTCCCGGGTCTGGGGCATGGGTCCATCAGCGGCAGAGACCACAAGGACGGCACCGTCCATCTGGGCAGCACCGGTGATCATGTTCTTCACGTAGTCGGCGTGTCCTGGGCAGTCGATGTGGGCGTAGTGCCGTTTCTCCGTCTCGTACTCCACATGGGCAATGGCGATGGTGATACCTCGCTCCCGCTCTTCAGGGGCCTTGTCGATCTGCTCGAAGGGAGTGAACTTGGCAAGGTTGTACTTGGAGAGAACGAGGGTCATGGCTGCAGTGAGGGTGGTCTTTCCATGGTCCACATGCCCAATGGTTCCAACATTGATATGGGGTTTTTTCCTCTCAAATTTCTGCTTGGCCATAGGGTATCCTCCTTGTGCCAATCTCTCTCAAAAAAGAAAAGTGGAGCCTACGACCGGGATCGAACCGGTGACCTCACCCTTACCAAGGGTGCGCTCTACCACTGAGCTACGCAGGCTTTGTATACACTGGTGGGGAGGGTAGGATTCGAAC
The genomic region above belongs to Candidatus Caldatribacterium sp. and contains:
- the rplV gene encoding 50S ribosomal protein L22 — encoded protein: MEARATARYVRISPRKARQVVNLIRGKKAQEALVLLRFIPKKAARLVYKVLKSAIANAENNWNMDVENLVVSKAYVDQGPTWKRVHPRAFGRAYLIRKRTSHITIVVSEAEEGR
- the rpmC gene encoding 50S ribosomal protein L29 yields the protein MKASELRNFTNEELNQKLKDLRMELFNLRFQAITGQLANPKRIQAVKRDIARIKTILRERELAARRQEGR
- the rpsS gene encoding 30S ribosomal protein S19, encoding MGRSSKKGPYVDPKLRKKIEELNKRGEKRVIKTWARASVIIPEMVGHTIAVYNGRRHIPVYITEQMVGHRLGEFAPTRTFKGHSAPTERSTALK
- the rpsQ gene encoding 30S ribosomal protein S17, yielding MGMRKRFVGEVVSDAMDKTVVVRVERITEHPLYKKKIRRSVKFKAHDEHNMCSVGDKVLIEETRPLSKTKRWIVVALLEKAKVKGGEEIDSAENHA
- the rplB gene encoding 50S ribosomal protein L2; the encoded protein is MGIKEYRPVTPSRRHMTGYTFEEISKEGPERSLLEPLKSKAGRDNQGRIAVRHRGGGHKRKYRIIDFKRDKFGIPAVVERIEYDPNRSARIALLKYADGEKRYIIAPLGVSVGDVLISGPDADIRPGNALPLRNIPVGTLIHNIELRKGKGGQLVRSAGSYAQLLAKEGDYAHVRLPSGEIRLVHLDCMATIGQVGNVEHENITIGKAGRSRWLGIRPTVRGVAMNPIDHPHGGGEGRAHGGRHPVSPWGLLTKGYKTRRNKQTDKWIIKRRK
- the tuf gene encoding elongation factor Tu — protein: MAKQKFERKKPHINVGTIGHVDHGKTTLTAAMTLVLSKYNLAKFTPFEQIDKAPEERERGITIAIAHVEYETEKRHYAHIDCPGHADYVKNMITGAAQMDGAVLVVSAADGPMPQTREHILLSRQVGVPYIIVFLNKVDMVDDPELIELVEMEVRDLLNRYEFPGDEVPVITGSALKALECGCGKRECQWCGGIWNLLDAMDNYFPLPVRELDKPFLMPIEDVFSITGRGTVVTGRVERGTLKLGDPVEIVGLSHEIKKTVVTGIEMFRKVLDEAQAGDNIGVLLRGIEKKEVERGQVLAAPGTITPHTHFKAEVYVLTKEEGGRHTPFFSGYRPQFYFRTTDVTGEIKLPQGVEMVMPGDNANIEAKLIYPVAMEKGLRFAIREGGRTVGAGVVTEIIE
- the rplN gene encoding 50S ribosomal protein L14; the protein is MIQPRTMLEVADNTGAKRIMCIRVLGGSNRRYASIGDVIIASVKEAEPHSNVKKGEVVRAVVVRTRRAVRRPDGTYVRFDDNAAVLVTNQDVPRGTRVFGPVGRELREKNFMRIVSLAPEVV
- a CDS encoding 50S ribosomal protein L24 → MELKVQRVKVPIKKGDLVEVVHGKDRGKRGKVLAVFPKDGKAIVEGVNMVKKHTRPTQDNPQGGIIERENPIRISNLRLVCSRCGQKTRIKRVKMPDSRFRVRVCKKCGEIIDKV
- the rplC gene encoding 50S ribosomal protein L3, with protein sequence MKAVVAYGLIGEKIGMTRIFTPDGLVVPVTVLQCGPCYVVQKKDIDRDGYKALQLGYKEVKEKKLNKPLLGHFKKAQVPPLRFLAEFHFKDHEKYEVGQVLDVSGFSVGDRVDVKGVSKGKGFQGVVRRFGYGGGPKSHGSMFYREPGSIGATDPEKVFKGKGLPGRMGKDTVTVRNLEVVGVYPERNLLLVRGAVPGPAGGKILVFKRAS
- the rplW gene encoding 50S ribosomal protein L23, translating into MKDERSIIIHPIMTEKSFQLQKENKYVFRVDPRATKPEIKKAIEEMFGVTVLKVHTINVKGKKKRLGRFEGRTSSWKKAIVFVKPGERIKAFDIT
- the rplD gene encoding 50S ribosomal protein L4, which produces MELEVKDRTGQVVETVSLDDEWLEGMEDNPHLLYLSVKTFLDNQRLGTAKTKTRGEVRGGGRKPWPQKGTGRARHGSIRSPIWRHGGVVFGPRPRSYYHALSKKERRKALFLALRDKLRESSLILVDKVALPAPKTKEGMRFLEALQIRGKVLIILQSADALVARAFNNLPDVTVKPVNEITAYLIVNTDWVVAEKEAFFSLLEVCGYER
- the rpsC gene encoding 30S ribosomal protein S3 — protein: MGQKVNPIGLRLGIVTTWQSRWYAEKGKYTNYLLEDIKIRRYVKERFYRSGISKVEIERLANQIKVIIKTARPGIVIGRKGSEVEKLRQELQQLTGNPNIQISVEEVPVPEIDAQLVAENIAAQIERRVSYRRAMKQAIARALKMGAKGIKVACAGRLAGAEIAREEWYREGRLPLQTLRADIDYGFAEALTTYGKIGVKVWIFKGEVISPGEILEEEITLPQEEQYEEELEDYVDAQES
- the rpsJ gene encoding 30S ribosomal protein S10 is translated as MAQRIRIKLKAYDHKLLDQSAIKIVQAVERTGATVAGPVPLPTEITKYTVLRSPHIDKKSREQFEMRTHKRLIDIIDPNPKTVDALMHLDLPAGVDIEIKL
- the rplP gene encoding 50S ribosomal protein L16; translation: MLMPKRVKYRKQQRGRLKGTAYRGCEVDFGDFGLQALEPAWITNPQIEAARVAISRHIKKGRIWIRIFPDKPYTKKPAESRMGKGKGPVEGWVAVVRPGRVLFEVGGVDKETAYEALRIASHKLPIKTRIIERRVE